A section of the Myxocyprinus asiaticus isolate MX2 ecotype Aquarium Trade chromosome 40, UBuf_Myxa_2, whole genome shotgun sequence genome encodes:
- the LOC127431358 gene encoding olfactory receptor 1J2-like — MDNLTFRNSLVLVEGLKITPQSSQIAFVIILIAFIFIMVSNIGILIQISADKNLHQPMHILFCHLPVNDIIGSAVMIPRLLKDLLTDHSERYTTYVECVIQAYFIHLYGTTCHTVLMIMAFDRYVAICNPLRYPTIMTNKMMVKLSVAAWGVAVVLVGILIGLSVRLSHCRSVIQNHFCDNASLFKLSCENILINNVYGLTFTVVLFTTSVGWMLMTYIRIALVCLKSKNKAANSKAIKTCTTHLAVYVILLICGFTPIVLHRFSEYVEERKLASIMFHVIPPGLNPIIYGLQAKEIRQRLFKLFRHKINSK; from the coding sequence ATGGACAACCTGACATTCAGAAACAGTTTAGTCTTAGTTGAGGGACTGAAAATTACACCACAGTCCAGCCAAATTGCATTTGTCATAATTTTGATTGCTTTCATATTTATAATGGTATCTAACATTGGAATTTTGATTCAGATCTCAGCAGATAAAAATTTACATCAGCCCATGCATATTCTTTTCTGCCACTTGCCAGTGAATGATATAATAGGATCAGCTGTCATGATACCACGCTTGTTGAAGGATTTATTAACTGACCACTCTGAGCGCTACACCACATATGTGGAGTGTGTTATTCAAgcttattttatacatttgtatggAACAACATGCCACACAGTACTAATGATCATGGCCTTTGACAGATATGTGGCCATATGCAATCCACTGCGATATCCAACCATAATGACTAATAAGATGATGGTTAAACTGTCAGTGGCAGCCTGGGGTGTTGCAGTTGTGCTGGTGGGAATTTTGATCGGTCTCAGTGTGCGTCTGTCTCACTGCAGATCAGTGATTCAAAACCACTTTTGTGACAATGCTTCACTGTTTAAACTGTCCTgtgaaaatattttgattaataatGTATATGGCTTAAcctttactgtggttttattcaCTACATCAGTGGGGTGGATGCTAATGACATATATCAGGATAGCATTGGTATGcttaaaaagcaaaaacaaagcaGCAAACAGCAAAGCCATAAAAACCTGCACCACTCATTTGGCTGTTTATGTGATCTTGCTGATCTGTGGATTCACCCCAATTGTTCTCCATCGTTTCTCAGAATATGTTGAAGAAAGGAAACTAGCTAGTATAATGTTCCATGTTATACCACCAGGCTTGAATCCAATAATATATGGTTTACAGGCCAAAGAAATAAGACAAAGGCTTTTTAAACTTTTCAGACATAAAATTAATTCTAAATGA
- the LOC127430916 gene encoding olfactory receptor 1L3-like: MDNLTFRYNILLVEGLKVTPQSSHLAFILLLIAYIFIMVANIGILIQISAEKSLHQPMHILYCNLPLSDVLGTNIIVPRLLKYIFMEPSERYITYVECVIQIFFAHLYGTTSHTVLMIGLTVRLSHCRYVIQNPFCDNASLFKLSCENVVINNVYGLTFTIVLLTSSLGSVATTYLRIAIVCFKSKNKATNSKAIKTCSTHLACYVIMMVSGFTTIFLHRFPELSDSRKLSTILFHVVPPCLNPIIYGLQAKEIRQRIFQLFNRNKVNSK; this comes from the exons ATGGACAACCTGACATTCAGATACAACATACTCTTAGTGGAGGGACTGAAAGTTACACCTCAGTCCAGCCATCTTGCATTCATCCTTCTTTTGATTGCTTACATATTTATAATGGTAGCTAACATTGGGATTTTGATTCAGATCTCAGCAGAAAAAAGTTTACACCAGCCCATGCATATTCTTTACTGCAACCTGCCACTGAGTGATGTACTTGGCACAAATATTATTGTTCCACGCTTGTTGAAGTATATTTTTATGGAACCCTCTGAGCGCTACATCACATATGTGGAGTGTGTTATTCAAATTTTCTTTGCACATTTGTATGGAACAACATCCCACACTGTGCTGATGA TTGGCCTTACTGTGCGTCTGTCTCACTGCAGATATGTGATTCAAAATCCCTTTTGTGACAATGCTTCACTGTTTAAACTTTCTTGTGAAAATGTGGTTATTAATAATGTTTATGGATTAActtttactatagttttactcACTTCCTCATTGGGGAGTGTGGCAACAACATATCTCAGGATTGCAATTGTATgctttaaaagcaaaaataaagcCACAAACAGCAAGGCCATAAAAACCTGCAGTACTCACTTAGCTTGTTATGTAATCATGATGGTCTCTGGATTCACAACCATTTTTCTCCATCGTTTCCCTGAATTATCTGATAGTCGGAAACTATCTACTATATTATTCCATGTTGTACCTCCATGCTTGAATCCCATAATATATGGTCTGCAAGCCAAAGAAATTAGGCAGAGGATTTTTCAACTATTTAATAGAAATAAAGTTAATTCTAAGTGA